A stretch of Aerococcaceae bacterium zg-252 DNA encodes these proteins:
- a CDS encoding glycoside hydrolase family 3 protein, with amino-acid sequence MNLKTNPFYLDDEAITWVENTLNELSTDEKIGQLFLPIGYSKEPEYLNHLLQLGIGGLFFRPGEASEVHETYKYMQEHSKVPLLTTANLEDGGNGAAFEGIAFGRQMAVAATGNAEDAYTLGKIAARAGKEVGVNWGFSPVVDVDYNFKNPITNVRTYGSQLEHVIESSKAYIQAFHDNGLMTSIKHFPGDGVDDRDQHLLTSINSLSVEAWKKTFGRVYQELIDFGSKAVMIGHIALPAYTGDEMPATLSSKLLQNLLREELGFNGLTITDATPMVGFGAAMKRSEAVPYTIQAGCDMLLFNRVLEEDFQFMKDGLANGILTHERLDEAVTRILAAKASLGLHKGVHHGTAQFEDFSKEQKDLADRSVTLVKDTQQLFPLKVAVHKRLLVQILGGFDSNARVTAKVTEELEKRGFEVTIYEPETNFYDLDTVAGFTAKYDAVLYVANIENASNQTVARINWHTLFGLGNNLPWFVKELPTALISLGNPYHLYDLPMVDTVVNSYCNYNHFIEATIEKVVGESTFKGISPINPFCQNTILEELRHENS; translated from the coding sequence TTGAATTTAAAAACAAATCCATTTTACCTAGATGATGAGGCTATCACATGGGTAGAAAATACATTAAATGAATTGTCGACAGATGAAAAAATTGGACAATTATTTTTGCCAATTGGTTATAGTAAAGAGCCGGAATATTTAAACCATTTATTGCAACTGGGTATTGGAGGGCTATTTTTCAGACCGGGTGAAGCGTCTGAAGTGCATGAAACGTATAAATATATGCAAGAGCACAGCAAGGTTCCGTTATTGACTACTGCTAACTTAGAAGACGGAGGAAACGGAGCAGCGTTTGAAGGGATAGCTTTCGGTCGTCAAATGGCTGTAGCTGCAACCGGTAATGCTGAAGATGCTTATACGCTTGGAAAAATTGCTGCTAGAGCCGGTAAAGAAGTCGGTGTTAATTGGGGCTTTTCACCGGTTGTTGACGTAGATTATAATTTTAAAAATCCGATTACGAATGTCAGAACTTATGGTAGTCAATTAGAACATGTTATTGAAAGCAGTAAAGCATATATTCAAGCATTTCATGATAATGGCTTGATGACATCAATTAAGCATTTTCCTGGAGACGGTGTAGATGACCGTGACCAGCATTTATTAACTTCAATTAATTCATTATCCGTTGAAGCATGGAAGAAAACATTTGGTAGAGTCTATCAAGAATTAATTGACTTTGGTTCTAAGGCAGTCATGATTGGGCATATTGCCTTACCAGCTTATACAGGAGATGAAATGCCAGCGACGCTTAGCTCTAAACTTTTACAAAATTTATTGCGAGAAGAATTAGGATTTAATGGATTAACGATTACTGATGCGACACCAATGGTTGGTTTTGGTGCAGCAATGAAGCGAAGTGAAGCAGTTCCTTATACCATTCAAGCTGGTTGCGATATGCTATTATTTAATCGTGTTTTAGAAGAAGATTTTCAATTTATGAAAGACGGGCTAGCTAATGGTATATTGACGCACGAACGTCTGGACGAAGCCGTTACTCGCATTTTAGCAGCAAAAGCCTCATTAGGTCTTCATAAAGGAGTGCATCATGGTACGGCACAATTTGAAGATTTTTCTAAGGAGCAAAAAGATTTGGCTGACCGTTCAGTGACCTTAGTTAAAGATACGCAACAGTTATTCCCATTAAAAGTAGCAGTGCATAAACGTCTGTTAGTTCAAATATTAGGTGGCTTTGATTCTAATGCTCGTGTGACGGCTAAAGTAACTGAAGAACTAGAAAAACGAGGCTTTGAAGTGACAATCTATGAGCCTGAAACGAATTTTTATGATTTAGATACAGTAGCAGGATTTACTGCCAAGTATGATGCGGTTCTTTATGTTGCGAATATTGAAAATGCAAGTAATCAAACCGTTGCACGTATTAATTGGCATACTCTGTTTGGTTTAGGGAATAATTTGCCTTGGTTTGTGAAAGAGTTGCCGACAGCTTTGATTAGTTTAGGGAATCCGTATCATCTTTATGATTTACCAATGGTGGATACAGTTGTCAATAGTTACTGTAATTATAATCATTTCATTGAGGCAACGATTGAAAAAGTGGTAGGTGAGTCAACGTTTAAAGGTATTTCACCGATTAATCCATTTTGTCAAAATACTATTTTGGAGGAACTTCGACATGAAAATTCATAA
- a CDS encoding dihydrodipicolinate reductase has product MALNKVKAIQYGCGKMSKVIFRYLAEHGVEIVGAIDSNPAIVGQDVGDFAELGYKTGVVISNDAQAVFDSCQADIAIVTIFSYMPETYEFFELALKNKVNVITTCEEAIYPWNTSPAETNRLDRIAKENGVTIMGSGMQDIYWINMPCLMLAGMNQVKKIKGIVSYNVEDYGLALAEAHGAGYDLDKFDKEIASKESFPSYMWNAAEAICSKMNWTISSISQKSVPYTLEEDIHSETLGRVIPAGQSTGMSAVTVVKTYQGIELEVECIGKVYRPEDGDMCDWYITGEPDMEFTLKKPDTVALTCGTIVNRIPSVLAAEPGFVTCEKAPTTEYATYPMHLYVK; this is encoded by the coding sequence ATGGCATTAAACAAAGTAAAGGCAATTCAATATGGTTGTGGAAAAATGTCGAAAGTCATCTTTCGTTATTTAGCAGAGCACGGCGTTGAAATTGTAGGGGCAATTGATAGCAACCCAGCAATTGTAGGTCAAGATGTTGGTGATTTTGCTGAATTAGGTTATAAGACAGGTGTAGTCATTTCAAATGATGCTCAAGCAGTATTTGATAGCTGTCAAGCGGATATAGCTATCGTAACAATTTTCTCTTATATGCCTGAAACGTATGAATTTTTTGAATTGGCGTTGAAAAATAAAGTCAATGTGATTACAACATGTGAGGAAGCAATCTATCCATGGAATACATCACCAGCTGAAACAAATCGTCTAGATCGCATTGCTAAAGAAAATGGCGTTACGATTATGGGATCAGGTATGCAAGATATCTACTGGATTAATATGCCATGCTTAATGTTAGCAGGTATGAATCAAGTGAAGAAAATTAAAGGTATTGTGTCTTATAATGTGGAAGACTATGGTTTAGCTTTAGCTGAAGCACATGGTGCAGGTTATGATTTGGACAAATTTGATAAAGAAATTGCTTCAAAAGAAAGTTTCCCTTCATATATGTGGAATGCGGCTGAAGCAATCTGTTCAAAAATGAATTGGACAATTTCGTCTATTTCTCAAAAGAGTGTTCCTTATACATTAGAAGAAGATATTCATTCTGAAACATTAGGTCGTGTTATTCCTGCTGGACAATCAACTGGTATGTCAGCTGTGACAGTTGTGAAAACTTACCAAGGCATTGAATTGGAAGTAGAATGTATTGGTAAAGTATACCGTCCTGAGGACGGAGATATGTGTGATTGGTATATTACAGGCGAACCAGATATGGAATTCACATTGAAAAAACCAGATACAGTAGCGTTAACATGTGGTACAATTGTGAACCGTATTCCAAGTGTATTGGCAGCTGAACCAGGTTTTGTAACTTGTGAAAAAGCTCCAACAACAGAATATGCTACTTATCCAATGCATTTATATGTGAAATAA
- a CDS encoding ATP-binding protein, translating to MAYIKRTAESLVKKLVSTFKIVLVTGPRQVGKSTMLKYLYGEEYEYITFDDINELSLAKSDAKLFFINHPGKLIIDEVQLCPEIFIEIKRIVDSTDEVGRFILTGSQTFSLMQNVSESLAGRVGIMELKPLSTQEIIGNSEVESFKPSVTAIKEKETAVDYSEVWNMIHRGAMPELYHRPDVDWEMYHASYLSTFIQRDVRQLTAIQDLNIFNQFISVLAARTSQEVNYASIAQEVGVDQKTIKSWIGILEASGMVYIINTFSNNQLKRVTKAPVLYFFDTGLVAYLGRWTTPQTLQNGAFAGAILENYCVSEILKSYSNQGKSHYPIYFYRDKDKKEIDLIIEDSGVLYPIEIKHSASPNAKMAKHMAVLEKAEGFKVGIKTILAQVEKNYLIAEDILVYAINRL from the coding sequence ATGGCATATATAAAAAGAACAGCTGAAAGTCTCGTAAAAAAATTAGTTTCAACGTTTAAGATTGTTTTAGTTACCGGACCACGACAAGTAGGAAAATCAACTATGCTGAAGTATTTGTATGGTGAAGAGTATGAGTATATCACATTTGATGATATTAACGAATTGAGCTTAGCGAAATCAGATGCTAAATTGTTCTTTATTAATCATCCCGGGAAGTTGATTATTGATGAGGTGCAATTATGCCCCGAAATATTTATTGAGATTAAGCGAATCGTTGATTCAACTGATGAGGTAGGACGTTTTATACTAACAGGTTCACAGACTTTTTCACTTATGCAAAATGTAAGCGAGAGTTTAGCAGGACGGGTAGGTATTATGGAATTAAAGCCTTTATCGACACAAGAGATTATAGGAAATTCAGAGGTAGAATCTTTTAAACCGTCTGTTACTGCAATCAAAGAAAAGGAAACAGCAGTAGATTATTCTGAAGTATGGAATATGATTCATCGAGGAGCAATGCCAGAATTATATCATCGACCAGATGTGGATTGGGAAATGTACCATGCGAGTTATTTATCTACTTTTATTCAAAGAGATGTGAGACAGTTAACGGCAATCCAAGATTTAAATATTTTTAATCAGTTTATTTCAGTTTTAGCAGCGAGAACTAGTCAAGAAGTAAATTATGCGAGTATTGCTCAGGAGGTTGGAGTTGACCAAAAAACGATCAAATCATGGATAGGAATATTAGAAGCAAGTGGTATGGTATACATTATTAATACTTTTTCTAATAATCAGTTAAAACGTGTAACGAAAGCCCCTGTTTTATATTTTTTTGATACAGGATTAGTCGCATATCTTGGGCGGTGGACGACGCCTCAAACATTGCAGAACGGTGCATTTGCAGGTGCGATTTTAGAGAATTATTGTGTGTCTGAAATTTTGAAATCGTATAGTAATCAAGGTAAGAGCCACTATCCAATTTATTTTTATCGTGATAAAGATAAGAAAGAAATTGATTTAATTATTGAAGATTCGGGTGTGTTATATCCAATTGAAATTAAGCATTCAGCAAGCCCGAATGCAAAAATGGCTAAGCATATGGCTGTCCTTGAAAAAGCAGAGGGATTTAAAGTTGGTATCAAAACAATACTAGCTCAAGTTGAGAAAAATTATTTAATTGCAGAAGATATTTTAGTTTATGCGATTAATCGGTTATAG
- a CDS encoding LysR family transcriptional regulator, whose amino-acid sequence MNFEQLLHVEVLSQYRSMQAAAEVLHITKPGLSLSIQQLEDELGIKLFNRSSKGTIITPEGRQLLAAMSEILKAKNHLENLAKAISNPKNIKPIVIQYMNTMLRPFIDVFIEQYQEQQISLDISCHELDTIVENVTNQTIDAGFIAVNSYDEELLKNMTFTPVIDSKLVILCSLDNPLAHLNRKITIADLKTQKFCLFNDKLHDAIFERLQFQCGPLVRVLRVDDAWAMEEAINQLNTICFARVVQSQLSNDDKIKNLQTIDIGHILNDNFKMGWLTNANKTLSDETRRLLNEISRAIEAEMRNIE is encoded by the coding sequence ATGAACTTTGAGCAATTATTACATGTTGAAGTATTATCCCAATATCGTTCAATGCAAGCAGCAGCCGAAGTATTACATATAACGAAACCTGGTTTGAGTTTATCTATTCAGCAGCTAGAAGATGAGTTAGGCATAAAATTATTTAATCGTTCATCTAAGGGGACAATTATTACACCAGAAGGAAGACAATTGCTCGCTGCTATGTCAGAAATTTTAAAGGCAAAAAATCACCTTGAGAATTTAGCAAAAGCCATTTCGAATCCCAAAAATATAAAACCGATTGTGATTCAATATATGAATACAATGTTACGGCCGTTTATAGATGTGTTTATCGAACAATACCAAGAACAACAAATTTCGTTAGACATTAGTTGCCATGAATTAGACACAATTGTTGAAAATGTAACGAATCAAACTATTGATGCTGGTTTTATAGCTGTTAATAGTTATGACGAGGAACTGTTAAAGAATATGACATTTACGCCGGTTATTGACAGTAAATTGGTGATTTTATGTAGCCTTGATAATCCACTTGCACATTTAAATCGAAAAATAACGATAGCCGATTTAAAAACTCAGAAATTTTGTCTATTTAATGATAAGTTGCATGATGCGATTTTTGAACGATTACAGTTTCAGTGCGGGCCGCTTGTACGGGTGCTAAGAGTTGATGATGCTTGGGCAATGGAAGAAGCAATCAATCAATTGAATACAATTTGTTTTGCGAGAGTGGTACAGAGTCAACTATCAAATGATGATAAAATAAAAAATCTGCAGACAATTGATATCGGCCATATTTTAAATGATAATTTTAAAATGGGTTGGTTGACGAACGCGAATAAAACATTATCCGACGAAACAAGACGTTTATTAAATGAGATTAGTCGAGCCATAGAAGCGGAAATGCGCAACATTGAATAA
- a CDS encoding MerR family transcriptional regulator yields MDNLLKIGEFSHINNISIQTLRYYDEINLLKPYKVDKFTNYRYYHINQSALIDTIQYLRQLDFSIEQIKHILTDENPNRILNEIKSHADQLIQEHQKLTQKLKELDLYQQSAQLYIEYNHCPQLTFEYLPKREALTYKLDNNIYQMNDEGYEKSLRAFKNTLVNEQIIPAPFMRIGTIMEQHHFCDKHWYSNTMFIINDQLSPTKKLISHHFPKALYAISYCHSFNEELQSLNHFYQAIKKAGYKITGDYICEVIYEHPNLTENKRHMFIRLQVPVKKIATD; encoded by the coding sequence TTGGATAATTTATTAAAAATAGGAGAATTTTCCCATATTAACAATATTTCAATACAAACTTTAAGATATTACGATGAAATAAATTTACTAAAACCTTATAAAGTTGATAAATTCACAAATTATCGCTATTATCACATCAACCAATCAGCTTTAATCGATACTATTCAATATTTACGACAACTGGATTTTTCTATTGAACAAATAAAACATATTTTAACCGATGAAAACCCAAATCGTATTTTGAATGAAATCAAATCTCATGCAGACCAATTGATTCAAGAACATCAAAAATTAACTCAAAAATTAAAGGAATTAGATTTATATCAACAATCAGCTCAGTTATATATTGAGTATAATCATTGTCCGCAACTTACTTTCGAATATTTACCTAAGCGAGAAGCACTTACCTACAAACTAGACAATAATATTTATCAAATGAATGATGAAGGCTATGAAAAAAGCTTACGAGCATTTAAAAACACATTAGTCAATGAGCAAATTATTCCGGCGCCTTTTATGCGAATTGGTACTATTATGGAACAACACCATTTTTGTGACAAACATTGGTACTCCAATACAATGTTTATCATTAACGATCAATTAAGTCCCACTAAAAAACTCATATCGCACCATTTTCCAAAGGCTCTTTATGCAATTAGCTATTGTCACTCGTTTAATGAGGAATTACAGTCGCTTAATCATTTTTATCAAGCTATTAAAAAAGCCGGCTATAAAATAACCGGTGACTATATTTGCGAAGTGATTTATGAACACCCTAATTTAACGGAAAATAAACGCCATATGTTTATTCGTCTACAAGTGCCAGTGAAAAAGATAGCAACGGATTAA
- a CDS encoding NADH-dependent oxidoreductase → MKKLTDKITLRRGATLNSRIIQSPMLTNSGLDEKVTEDTLKYYGARSQSAGMVIVEYTSVSLNGGPSRSWAKDREQLAIYNDSFIEGHVELAKNLKKDGNKAILQLVHSGREAQYRHVLGGRVEVPSVLDFPWIDYPLHELTENEVWQIVKDFGSATKRAIEAGYDGVEIHGANHYLHQEFFSAFSNKRTDYWGGSLEKRMNFAIEVAREVFKVANDLAPKNFIIGYRISPEEIHGENIGYTWHESTQLIGKLTELFEFDYIHLSTNDYTKTPADSDKNFAELFQPSVKEPALLMIAGNILTYEKMNDALNYVDLVSLGRATLIDPQIAYKLSNGKEDEIYTEFNEESVNNAHLTPGLIDLLANAEYFGVPGIKYLQTLTTTKLDDVVTHDGTQ, encoded by the coding sequence ATGAAAAAATTAACAGATAAAATTACTTTACGCCGTGGTGCAACACTCAATTCCCGTATTATCCAATCCCCGATGCTAACAAATAGTGGTTTGGATGAAAAAGTCACTGAAGACACACTTAAATATTACGGTGCTCGCTCTCAATCTGCTGGCATGGTCATTGTAGAATATACTAGTGTAAGTTTAAATGGTGGTCCTTCACGTTCTTGGGCTAAAGACCGTGAACAATTAGCTATTTATAACGACAGTTTTATTGAGGGTCACGTAGAATTAGCTAAAAATCTTAAAAAAGATGGCAATAAAGCCATTCTTCAATTAGTACACTCAGGACGTGAAGCGCAGTATCGTCATGTATTAGGCGGTCGTGTAGAAGTCCCTTCTGTATTAGATTTTCCTTGGATTGATTACCCACTCCATGAATTAACAGAAAATGAAGTATGGCAAATTGTCAAAGATTTTGGTTCAGCTACAAAACGTGCAATCGAAGCAGGCTATGATGGTGTTGAAATCCACGGTGCAAATCATTATTTACACCAAGAATTCTTCTCTGCTTTCTCAAATAAACGAACTGATTACTGGGGTGGCAGCCTAGAAAAAAGAATGAATTTTGCTATTGAAGTTGCACGAGAAGTCTTCAAGGTGGCAAACGATTTAGCACCAAAAAATTTCATTATTGGATACCGGATTAGTCCCGAAGAAATTCATGGCGAAAACATTGGCTATACATGGCATGAATCTACTCAGCTCATCGGTAAATTAACCGAACTATTCGAATTTGATTATATTCATTTATCAACCAATGATTATACAAAAACTCCAGCTGATTCTGATAAAAATTTTGCTGAGCTATTCCAACCTAGTGTCAAAGAACCTGCTCTATTAATGATTGCTGGAAATATTTTGACCTATGAAAAAATGAATGACGCTTTAAATTACGTGGACCTTGTCAGCTTAGGCCGCGCAACATTAATTGACCCTCAGATTGCCTATAAATTATCCAATGGTAAAGAAGATGAAATCTATACTGAGTTTAATGAAGAAAGTGTTAACAATGCTCACTTAACACCAGGATTGATTGATTTATTAGCAAATGCCGAATATTTTGGAGTCCCTGGTATAAAATACTTACAGACACTCACTACAACAAAACTAGATGATGTCGTAACACATGACGGTACACAATAA
- a CDS encoding GNAT family N-acetyltransferase: MKELETERLRLRKLRQDDVSKIYYGWANDAEVTKYLTWNPHESIDVTQQILDMWLAAYQDEQTVRYGIELKETAELMGMIDIVEYWDEFPVIGYALGKKYWNQGFMTEACSVVTDYLFELGYSKIFIEAEVENLGSNAVIAKNNFQLIKQEVRPRSQFKEGMVKVNIYQKVNSNLLQ, encoded by the coding sequence ATGAAAGAACTTGAAACAGAAAGATTACGACTAAGAAAGTTAAGACAAGACGATGTGTCAAAAATTTACTATGGCTGGGCGAATGATGCGGAAGTGACTAAATATTTAACATGGAATCCACATGAATCGATTGATGTTACGCAACAAATACTAGATATGTGGTTAGCAGCTTACCAAGATGAGCAGACAGTTCGTTATGGTATTGAATTAAAAGAAACGGCTGAATTAATGGGTATGATTGATATTGTAGAGTATTGGGACGAATTTCCAGTGATTGGTTATGCCCTAGGTAAAAAATATTGGAATCAGGGTTTCATGACAGAGGCATGTTCAGTTGTCACTGATTACTTATTTGAATTGGGGTATTCCAAGATTTTCATTGAAGCTGAGGTGGAGAATCTGGGTAGTAATGCAGTTATTGCAAAAAATAATTTTCAGTTAATAAAACAAGAAGTAAGACCACGCTCTCAGTTTAAAGAAGGCATGGTCAAGGTGAATATTTATCAAAAAGTAAATTCGAATCTACTACAATAA
- a CDS encoding family 78 glycoside hydrolase catalytic domain produces the protein MKIHNLKVNGVKEPLGYQYDYLTFSWEFSAEEPIDDLEFTVEVSKSLQFDEIVWAEKTDNTFNTLTTARDFLEPYTCYYWRVSAGNCSQISRFETAKEDESWLGEWISYEEETLPSVNFSKTIQLSKPAQKARLYALGLGLYEIELNGQKVGREYLNPGYHSYDLINQYQTYDITNDLKSDNQLTFIVGNGWYRGRFIFEGGFENIYGDKQKLIAELHVTYTDNSQEVFITDDSWTVTSSIIQDNSIYDGEVIDFSAKEKSLTPMILQDTKNLLTARMDLPVSVMETLTPKIFRDAANNLILDFGQEITGWITGLLPAGKERVTFQFGEILQDGQFYTENLRTAKQTFTLLHNDQDRVIRPHFTFFGFRYVKVEGLTEEEATHFNAQVLHSEMDETFRFNSSHTKLNQLLSNIRWSQKDNFLSIPTDCPQRDERMGWTGDITVFANTASYNMETRAFLGHFMTNLRLEQKELGGAVPFFAPYPKIAPREGLNPFLTSAGAAIWGDASTVLPLTLYKHFRDKGLLSHHIEAMTDWVDYIYQQDEARGGRRLWDFGWQLGDWLALDSGIKGSVFGATDSALVASVYYYISADYTAKALEILSDSRVNRYRQLAEEIRKAIIETYFVDNKLNLKPVTLQSEVEQIRQGMAKHFGGQEIPTCVDSQTGLSLLLQYKLYPNEAAREDLTQRLANNMAEHDGFLTTGFAGTPALPHALLENGLEKEAFQLLFKELAPSWLFEVNMGATTTWERWDSILPDGKISGIDMNSMNHYAYGAVEDFIIEKLLGINLPEVHDDSAMYMIKPHYTSHLDWVEGSLMTANGEISVRWEKINDAYQTTVTVPVRTNAKFVLKTGEVIELLPGKNVIG, from the coding sequence ATGAAAATTCATAATCTTAAAGTGAATGGTGTTAAAGAACCACTTGGCTATCAGTATGATTATTTGACTTTTTCGTGGGAATTCAGTGCAGAAGAACCGATAGATGATTTAGAATTTACGGTTGAAGTATCAAAGAGTTTGCAGTTTGATGAAATTGTATGGGCAGAAAAGACGGATAATACGTTTAATACTTTAACAACGGCTCGTGATTTTTTAGAACCATATACTTGTTATTATTGGAGAGTATCTGCAGGAAATTGTTCGCAAATAAGTCGATTTGAAACGGCTAAAGAAGATGAATCTTGGCTAGGAGAATGGATTTCATATGAAGAAGAGACTCTTCCAAGTGTTAATTTTTCTAAAACTATTCAGTTATCAAAACCAGCTCAAAAAGCACGTCTTTATGCTCTAGGGTTAGGGTTATATGAGATTGAATTAAATGGACAAAAGGTAGGACGAGAATATCTTAATCCCGGCTACCATAGTTATGATTTAATTAATCAATACCAAACTTATGACATTACAAATGATTTGAAATCAGATAATCAATTAACCTTTATCGTGGGTAATGGTTGGTATCGCGGTCGTTTTATATTTGAAGGTGGCTTTGAAAATATTTATGGTGATAAGCAAAAACTCATTGCTGAATTACATGTCACCTACACTGATAACAGTCAAGAAGTATTCATTACTGATGATAGTTGGACAGTTACAAGTTCTATTATTCAAGACAATTCTATTTATGACGGTGAAGTGATTGATTTTTCAGCTAAGGAAAAATCTTTAACTCCAATGATTTTACAAGATACTAAAAATCTTTTGACAGCTCGTATGGATTTGCCGGTGAGTGTTATGGAAACATTGACGCCTAAGATTTTTCGAGATGCAGCGAATAATCTGATTTTAGATTTTGGTCAAGAGATTACGGGGTGGATAACAGGTTTATTACCTGCTGGAAAAGAGCGAGTGACTTTCCAATTTGGCGAAATTTTACAAGACGGTCAGTTTTATACGGAAAATCTCAGAACAGCCAAACAAACTTTTACACTACTGCATAATGACCAGGATAGAGTGATACGGCCACATTTTACATTTTTCGGTTTTCGTTATGTAAAAGTAGAGGGGTTAACAGAGGAAGAAGCTACTCATTTTAATGCTCAAGTGTTGCATAGTGAAATGGACGAAACTTTCCGTTTTAATTCTTCGCATACGAAGTTGAATCAATTATTAAGTAATATTCGTTGGAGTCAAAAAGATAATTTCTTGAGTATTCCAACAGATTGCCCACAGCGAGATGAGCGTATGGGTTGGACTGGCGACATTACAGTGTTTGCGAATACAGCTTCCTATAATATGGAAACTCGAGCATTTTTAGGGCATTTTATGACTAATTTACGGTTGGAGCAAAAAGAATTAGGAGGAGCAGTGCCATTTTTTGCACCTTATCCGAAAATTGCACCAAGAGAGGGATTAAATCCATTTTTAACAAGTGCGGGTGCTGCAATCTGGGGAGACGCAAGTACGGTTCTGCCACTAACGCTCTATAAACACTTTAGAGATAAAGGGTTATTATCTCACCATATTGAGGCAATGACTGACTGGGTGGATTATATTTATCAACAAGATGAAGCACGTGGTGGAAGACGGCTCTGGGATTTCGGGTGGCAACTAGGAGATTGGTTAGCGTTAGATTCTGGTATCAAAGGGTCAGTTTTTGGAGCGACTGATTCAGCTTTAGTTGCATCTGTTTATTATTATATTTCAGCAGATTATACAGCAAAAGCATTAGAGATATTAAGTGATAGCAGGGTGAATCGTTATCGACAATTAGCTGAAGAGATACGAAAAGCTATTATTGAAACTTACTTTGTTGATAATAAATTGAATTTAAAACCTGTAACATTACAATCCGAAGTAGAGCAAATTAGACAAGGAATGGCTAAACACTTTGGTGGACAAGAAATACCAACATGTGTTGATAGTCAAACTGGATTGAGTTTGTTATTGCAGTACAAATTGTATCCTAATGAAGCAGCAAGAGAGGATTTAACTCAGCGTTTAGCAAATAATATGGCAGAGCATGACGGATTTTTAACGACAGGTTTTGCTGGGACACCTGCTTTGCCCCATGCTTTGTTAGAAAATGGACTTGAGAAAGAGGCGTTTCAGTTATTATTTAAAGAATTAGCACCAAGTTGGCTTTTTGAGGTGAATATGGGTGCGACAACAACATGGGAACGTTGGGATTCAATACTGCCTGACGGTAAAATTAGTGGGATTGACATGAATTCGATGAATCATTATGCTTACGGTGCAGTTGAAGATTTTATTATTGAAAAGTTGTTAGGTATTAATTTACCAGAAGTGCATGACGACTCAGCAATGTATATGATTAAACCACATTATACGAGTCATTTAGATTGGGTAGAAGGTAGTCTGATGACAGCGAATGGGGAGATATCCGTTCGGTGGGAGAAAATAAATGATGCCTATCAAACGACGGTAACTGTACCAGTGAGAACGAACGCTAAGTTTGTACTGAAGACAGGAGAGGTCATTGAATTATTGCCAGGGAAGAATGTTATCGGGTAA